GGCGACGGCATCTACACGCGCGTCGACCGCGACACCCATCCGGGCGAGGAGGGCGCCTCGCGCGCGGTCGAAGCGCATGGCGCACAGACCGCGCTGATGAACCGATACGCGTCGCGGGGACTTGGCCCCGATGCATCCAGCAACTGACGATCGAAAGACCACGCGCATGGACTTGATCTTCTGGCGCCATGCCGAGGCCGAGGACTGGACGGAGGGCTGCGACGACCTGCAGCGCTCCCTCACCCCACGCGGCGAGAAGCAGGCCAAGCGCATGGCGGGCTGGCTCGACCGGCAACTGCCCGACGGCACCCGCATCATCTGCAGCCCCGCGCGGCGCTGCGAGCAGACCGCGCTCGCGCTCGGCCGCAAATACAAGCTGCGCGCCGAACTCGCGCCCGACACCACGCCCGAGGCGATGCTGGCCACGGCGGGATGGCCGAACGGCAAGTCGGTCGTCCTGATGATCGGCCACCAGCCTTCCGTGGGGCAGGCCATCTCGCTGCTGCTCGGGCTCAAGCAGGACAGCTGTCCCGTGAGAAAAGGCGCGCTCTGGTGGATTCGCACCCGCGAGCGCGACGGCGACGTGCAGACGGTGGTGGTCACGGTCCAATCCCCCGAGCTTCTTTGAAGGAAGCGCTGAGCGCTGGATCTGCTAAAAATGTTAACTTATTGATTCAATTTGCGCCGGCTCGGCGGGAAAAGTAGCACAATAGGGCTACGCCCGACGCAACTTGTGACAAATTGCATCGATAACTTACAACCACAGGGCGACTGCGCGGCAGCGCCCTGGACGCCGAGATACCTGACGTGAGGCGAGGGACGCTGGCGCAGCCGCCCTTCACGGCAGGCCGCCATGAAATTGCTTGTTCCCCTGCTCGTTGCCGCGGCCTTGCTCGCCGGGTGCGCAACGAGCGCCACGCAAGGCGCGCTGCAGCCACGACCCGATGCCACCCGGTCGCTTGCAAAGATCGAACTGCTCTACAACGAGGAAGACCAGTTCACGGTCGTGGATGGCGGCGGTTCCGCCATCATGGGTTTCGCCGGTCTGCTGGGACCGGTCGGTACGCTGGTGTCGCTTGGCTTCGAGGTTGGCAGCCGGGCGACCCAGGCCGACCGGACGGCGAGGCGCAGCAAGGAGTTCACCGCCGCGGTGAAAAACGACAGCGCAGCGGCCCTGACGCTCAGCCGGCAGTTTGCCGAGCAGTTCGCCGCGCGCCTGCGGGAGAGCGGCCGCGAGGTGAAGCTGATTCCGGCCTTTCGCGTCAACGGGCCTGTCGCCGAGATGCAGGCGCTGGGGCACCGGCCCGCGCCCGGCTACAGCACCTTGACCATGCGGATCACTGCGGCCTATGGCGCGCCGGATGCGACATCGAGCTTCACGCCGTTCGTCGCGGTCGAGCAGGTGCTGAGAAACGAGCAGCAGGCCGTGGTGCACCAGGCGACCCACACCGCCGACCTCGCGGCGCCCACCTACTACATGTATGACGGCCTGCTGCAGGACGTTCCCGGGGCACGGGAAGGGCTGAGGCAGGGATTCGTCCAGGCCGTCCAGCCGGCCTATGCGGCCATGTTCGGTGAAGACGAGCCGCGCATGGCCGGCGGTGGCGAGCCGACGCGAACGGCAGGCCTCGACGCGAGGGACTGAACCGCAAGCAAGGCGGCTCAGCAGCCGCTGAGTTCCACGCGCCAGTTGCTGGTCTTCTGCCAGGCCAGCACTTCCTCGCGCAGCAGGTGCGCGGACTGCGGATAGGCCTCCGCCCAGTCGGGTGCGCAGGCGATCGTGAAGGCCCTGGCACCGAGCGCCGCGAGATGCAGCGCCTGCGGATCCGGATCGCGCCGGGCGTGGCACAGGATCACCGCCAGCCGCAATGAGAGCAGTTGCATCACGAAGGTCTCGTCGTCGAGCGCGGCGTCGAGCTTGCGGAGCTTTCCGCGCTGCCCCAGCACCAGCTGGCCCAGCGCATGCAGCTCGTTCACCGCGAAGCCCGGCG
The Variovorax sp. OAS795 genome window above contains:
- a CDS encoding histidine phosphatase family protein; translated protein: MDLIFWRHAEAEDWTEGCDDLQRSLTPRGEKQAKRMAGWLDRQLPDGTRIICSPARRCEQTALALGRKYKLRAELAPDTTPEAMLATAGWPNGKSVVLMIGHQPSVGQAISLLLGLKQDSCPVRKGALWWIRTRERDGDVQTVVVTVQSPELL